In one Mucilaginibacter ginsenosidivorax genomic region, the following are encoded:
- a CDS encoding Gldg family protein has protein sequence MKKTLQIARLELSLLFYSPIAWLLMIVLFLQVAYGFVGAIESMQRSQEWYKLTFSFLTSNIFTKNGQGIFSNLLSTLYLYIPLVTMSLISRETSSGTIKLLYSSPLKISEIILGKFLAMMTYNLLLIGLLALVGIGGALSIDHFGYQQVMSALLGIYLLLCAYAAIGLFMSSLTTYQVVAAISTFMVFAFLSLIGSFWQDKDFLRDLAFSLSMPGRTFKMLAGFLTTRDVIYFFVIVYIFIALTISKLHMARDAKNFLFRMGVYAGIVFSGLTVSYLSSRQQYTGYYDATATKRNTLRLKTQEVLGKTGPEPIEITEYVNFLDGTYGKGAPDQRLRELDRWEPYLRFKPNINLKWVYYYDSIPDPYFYTGMNAGKSLQQIFDKKARFMEVDPSQFRSPREIHRMLDLREERNRLVMQVKYKGRSTFLRVFDDNDFWPGETEVATALKRLMVKVPKILFVNDGYERSIDKIGDKDYKGLTTFKTNRSSLVNRGFAVDSISLQNQEIPPDATVLVIADRRLNYNTATLNKLRSYIQKGGNLFVAAEGSKQQLNNALLNLIGVHLQEGTIVQPSKDFSGDQVTLQITAGGAKLSPMLIDDFSNGNPVLMPGVSALSYTQTNGFSITPLLMTSAKNSWNRTGKLVLDSANLVYSPKEGDQKGALPTAIALTRKVGNKQQKIIITGDADFLSNKGLNQENIRTANFNFANALFSWFADGEFPIFTAPRPPADNTITVTAVQVKVMKVLYLGLVPGLMLVIGSILLIRRKRK, from the coding sequence ATGAAAAAAACTTTGCAAATAGCGCGGCTGGAGCTGAGCTTATTGTTTTATTCCCCGATTGCGTGGTTGCTGATGATTGTGCTATTTCTACAGGTAGCATATGGCTTCGTAGGCGCAATCGAAAGTATGCAGCGCTCCCAGGAGTGGTATAAACTGACATTCTCCTTTCTCACCAGCAATATTTTCACCAAAAACGGACAGGGAATATTCAGCAACCTGCTTTCAACTTTATATTTATATATACCGCTGGTGACCATGAGCCTGATCAGTAGGGAAACCAGCAGCGGGACGATCAAGCTGTTATATTCTTCGCCCTTAAAGATTTCAGAGATCATCCTCGGGAAGTTTTTAGCGATGATGACCTACAATCTTTTATTGATCGGACTGTTGGCCTTAGTTGGAATCGGAGGTGCATTGTCCATTGATCATTTTGGTTACCAGCAGGTAATGTCGGCGCTTTTAGGCATCTACCTGCTGCTCTGCGCCTATGCTGCCATCGGCTTGTTTATGTCCAGTCTGACCACCTATCAGGTCGTAGCCGCGATCAGCACCTTTATGGTTTTTGCATTCCTGTCCCTTATCGGCAGTTTCTGGCAGGACAAGGATTTTCTCAGGGACCTTGCGTTTAGCCTTTCTATGCCGGGGAGAACATTTAAAATGCTGGCGGGCTTTTTAACTACACGGGACGTCATTTATTTTTTTGTTATCGTTTACATTTTTATAGCGCTGACCATAAGTAAGTTGCATATGGCACGGGACGCTAAAAACTTCCTATTTCGCATGGGTGTTTATGCAGGCATTGTCTTTTCGGGCCTAACAGTAAGTTACCTGAGTTCAAGACAACAGTATACCGGCTATTATGACGCCACCGCTACCAAAAGAAACACGCTCCGGCTAAAAACGCAGGAGGTACTCGGGAAAACCGGGCCGGAGCCTATAGAAATAACGGAATATGTAAACTTTCTTGATGGCACTTACGGTAAAGGCGCGCCGGATCAGCGCCTCAGGGAATTGGATCGCTGGGAGCCCTATTTACGGTTTAAACCTAATATTAACCTCAAATGGGTTTATTACTATGACAGCATTCCGGATCCCTACTTCTATACCGGTATGAATGCTGGGAAATCACTGCAGCAAATTTTTGATAAAAAAGCCAGGTTCATGGAAGTTGACCCCAGCCAGTTCAGGAGTCCCAGAGAGATTCACCGGATGCTTGATCTGCGGGAGGAAAGGAATAGATTGGTCATGCAGGTTAAATACAAGGGGCGCTCCACTTTTTTGCGTGTTTTCGATGATAACGACTTTTGGCCCGGCGAAACAGAAGTAGCCACCGCTTTAAAACGCCTGATGGTTAAGGTGCCTAAAATCCTGTTTGTGAATGACGGTTATGAACGAAGCATCGATAAGATCGGGGATAAAGATTATAAGGGATTAACTACTTTTAAAACGAACAGGTCGTCATTAGTTAACCGGGGCTTTGCCGTGGATTCTATCTCGTTACAGAACCAGGAAATTCCTCCCGATGCCACAGTGCTGGTTATAGCTGACCGAAGACTGAATTATAATACCGCGACATTAAATAAGCTTCGTTCCTATATTCAAAAAGGTGGTAATCTTTTTGTGGCGGCTGAGGGTAGTAAGCAGCAATTGAATAACGCCCTGCTTAACCTTATAGGCGTTCATCTGCAGGAAGGGACCATCGTGCAGCCGAGCAAGGATTTTTCAGGTGACCAGGTGACGCTGCAAATCACTGCCGGCGGAGCAAAATTATCCCCCATGCTGATCGACGATTTCAGCAACGGAAATCCTGTGTTAATGCCCGGGGTTTCTGCCCTGAGTTATACGCAGACGAATGGGTTTAGCATTACTCCCTTGCTAATGACATCCGCAAAAAACAGCTGGAACAGAACAGGAAAGCTGGTGCTTGACTCGGCAAATCTCGTTTACTCGCCGAAAGAGGGGGATCAGAAGGGTGCCCTTCCTACCGCGATTGCCCTGACAAGGAAAGTAGGCAATAAGCAGCAAAAGATCATTATCACAGGCGATGCTGATTTCTTGAGCAATAAGGGTCTTAACCAGGAGAACATAAGAACGGCGAACTTCAATTTCGCGAACGCGCTTTTCAGCTGGTTCGCGGATGGCGAGTTTCCCATCTTCACTGCCCCCCGTCCGCCGGCGGATAATACCATTACTGTAACGGCGGTGCAGGTGAAGGTGATGAAAGTGCTCTACCTCGGTTTGGTTCCGGGTTTGATGCTGGTGATCGGTTCTATATTATTAATCCGCCGAAAAAGAAAATAG
- a CDS encoding MutS-related protein produces MSFTTDKQTLDDLNLIGKRGSDSVYNIFNHTRTQGGAELMESMFLLPLSDPNAIDRRIGAIRFFRTVGIDFPFQSESLAVLEQYMADTDERSKLSAVHDTLVRKLSAIIAGDEAYRKIAGGIKALIQTLRALQALVSGLPKRTLPPAIREAIATISGLLNDPSLVSLLTENAGPKLSFEKAAALDQLVRFQHHEKIRQILKQIYWLDVCITVAKVARERNLTFPLPLPQGQHVLRLENVWHPQVKQAVPNTLHMMPGSNIIFLTGANMAGKSTFMKSLGIALYLAHIGFPVAAERMEFSVCDGLFTTINLPDDLGSGNSHFYAEVLRVKKIARELAQGKNLFIILDELFRGTNVTDACEGTIVLTEAFAGKSNCMFVVSTHIIEAGDVLKDRCDNIEFLYLPTHMEGNTPVYSYKLENGITSDRHGMVIINNERILEIIRSRKFKQPGA; encoded by the coding sequence ATGAGTTTTACAACAGATAAGCAAACTTTGGACGATCTGAATCTGATCGGTAAGCGGGGTAGTGATTCGGTTTATAACATATTCAATCATACGCGAACGCAGGGCGGAGCTGAACTCATGGAATCCATGTTTCTCCTGCCACTTTCAGACCCGAATGCAATTGACCGCCGGATCGGCGCGATTCGCTTTTTCAGAACAGTGGGGATTGACTTTCCTTTTCAGAGCGAATCCCTGGCTGTTTTGGAACAGTATATGGCGGATACCGACGAGCGGTCGAAACTGTCTGCGGTGCACGACACGCTGGTCAGAAAACTTTCGGCGATCATCGCCGGCGACGAAGCCTATAGAAAAATAGCTGGTGGTATAAAAGCACTGATACAGACCCTTAGGGCTTTGCAAGCATTAGTCAGCGGCTTGCCGAAGCGTACACTGCCCCCTGCAATCCGGGAAGCGATAGCAACGATATCGGGCCTGTTAAACGATCCTTCGCTGGTTTCTCTGTTGACGGAGAATGCCGGCCCAAAGCTTTCTTTTGAAAAAGCTGCGGCTCTTGACCAACTGGTCAGATTCCAACACCATGAAAAGATCAGGCAGATCCTGAAGCAGATCTATTGGCTGGACGTTTGTATTACTGTTGCAAAAGTAGCCCGCGAAAGAAATTTGACTTTTCCCCTTCCACTTCCCCAGGGTCAGCATGTCCTGCGCCTGGAAAACGTCTGGCATCCGCAAGTAAAACAGGCTGTGCCCAATACCCTTCATATGATGCCGGGAAGCAATATTATTTTTCTTACCGGTGCGAATATGGCCGGTAAATCAACCTTTATGAAATCGCTGGGAATAGCCCTATATCTCGCACATATCGGCTTTCCCGTAGCTGCTGAAAGAATGGAATTTTCCGTATGTGATGGTTTATTTACAACCATCAACCTCCCCGATGATCTTGGGTCCGGCAACAGTCACTTTTATGCTGAAGTATTACGGGTAAAGAAAATTGCCAGGGAACTTGCACAGGGTAAAAATCTTTTCATAATTCTGGACGAGTTGTTCAGGGGAACCAATGTAACGGATGCTTGTGAAGGAACGATCGTACTGACCGAAGCCTTTGCCGGCAAAAGCAACTGCATGTTCGTTGTCTCTACGCACATTATAGAGGCCGGGGACGTACTGAAGGACCGGTGTGACAATATTGAATTTCTTTACCTGCCAACCCATATGGAGGGTAACACCCCGGTTTACAGCTACAAATTAGAAAATGGCATTACATCTGACAGGCATGGAATGGTCATTATCAATAATGAACGTATCCTGGAGATCATTCGGAGCCGGAAATTTAAACAACCAGGAGCATGA
- a CDS encoding MutS-related protein gives MSFFTDKQTLDDLNITGRYKNNSITFLFDQVITTGGIRLLEHMFRQPLTDPAEINKRSDIFKRFTAYPSALPFSAEEFVVLEDYLGARGSLNRAEVIKNAISKKALQVVAQDEAYSLFNSGIISTIKLLIRFRDFIDTLETDEGLLREQLIALKDIFRLQKLQKVLNVPAAKELPLFKMIKYDYLLRCVLKKEMEKIIESIFQFDVYTAVAAVARDHHFCYATALPKARNVLNIQGLYHPTVEKAVGNTITLNQENNVLFLTGANMAGKSTLMKSMGIAVYLAHMGFPVAAEAMEFSVRDGLYTSINMSDNIGLGYSHFYAEVLRVKKVATDVAADKDLVVIFDELFKGTNVKDAYDATLAITEAFSENRNCFFMISTHITEVGEILRERCNNFRFTYLPTIMQGLRPRYTYRLTEGITMDRHGMTIIRNEGILDLLQVEAAPRTPGN, from the coding sequence ATGAGCTTTTTCACGGATAAACAAACACTTGACGACCTGAACATCACTGGCAGGTACAAAAACAACTCTATTACCTTTCTTTTTGATCAGGTAATTACAACAGGGGGAATAAGGCTCCTGGAACATATGTTCCGTCAGCCTCTTACCGATCCGGCGGAGATCAATAAACGTAGTGATATTTTTAAACGTTTTACCGCGTATCCGTCAGCATTGCCGTTCAGCGCTGAAGAATTCGTTGTGCTGGAAGATTATCTCGGAGCAAGGGGAAGTCTCAACCGGGCTGAGGTCATTAAAAATGCCATATCAAAAAAAGCGCTTCAGGTGGTCGCTCAGGACGAAGCTTACAGCCTCTTTAATTCCGGAATTATATCGACAATTAAGCTTTTGATCCGGTTTCGTGACTTTATCGACACCCTGGAAACCGATGAAGGCCTGCTCAGGGAACAATTGATAGCGTTGAAGGATATTTTTAGGCTTCAAAAACTACAAAAGGTGTTAAATGTGCCGGCAGCAAAAGAGCTTCCACTATTCAAAATGATAAAGTATGATTATCTGCTGAGGTGTGTGCTGAAAAAGGAAATGGAAAAAATCATCGAATCGATCTTTCAATTCGACGTATACACTGCCGTCGCCGCTGTAGCCAGGGATCATCACTTCTGTTATGCGACCGCCTTGCCGAAAGCCCGTAATGTTTTGAACATTCAGGGCTTATATCACCCTACGGTCGAAAAGGCAGTAGGGAACACCATAACGCTTAACCAGGAAAATAATGTGCTGTTTTTAACCGGGGCCAACATGGCCGGCAAATCGACGCTGATGAAATCCATGGGTATAGCTGTCTACCTTGCGCATATGGGATTTCCGGTCGCGGCTGAAGCTATGGAATTCTCGGTCAGGGACGGACTTTATACTTCGATCAACATGTCAGATAATATCGGCTTGGGTTACAGTCATTTTTATGCGGAGGTGTTAAGAGTAAAAAAGGTCGCGACAGACGTAGCGGCAGACAAGGATCTTGTCGTAATCTTTGATGAGCTGTTCAAAGGCACCAATGTGAAAGATGCCTATGACGCAACGCTGGCTATCACGGAAGCGTTTTCAGAGAACCGGAACTGTTTTTTTATGATCTCAACCCATATAACAGAAGTTGGAGAAATATTGAGAGAGCGCTGTAATAATTTTCGGTTCACCTATTTGCCGACGATTATGCAGGGCCTCCGCCCGCGGTACACTTACCGGCTGACGGAAGGTATTACGATGGACCGCCACGGTATGACGATCATCCGAAATGAAGGGATTCTGGACTTATTACAGGTGGAAGCTGCACCCCGAACTCCGGGAAATTAA
- a CDS encoding TlpA disulfide reductase family protein, translating into MKKIILLTLALIPAAVLAQSKFLIKAQVGQDNAPAKAYLIYKQGENVIKDSVTVRNGLFEFQGALNDPLVAQLVLDHQGVGLARLDRSADFLVFYLDKGTLTLTAKDSVKKAAISGSKLNDENKMYKAFLAGPEQEVAQLNRIYIAAPADKKRDQKFIDSLQSKANTLIAKRRELQKDFIQQHPDSYVSLLSLIEIGGDAINVQEMEPLYNNLSADIRNSEAGKSFAKSLEAASATAIGAVAPLFTLNDVNDKPVSLAGFKGKYVLLDFWASWCMPCRNENPNVVKAYNLYKSKNFTVLGVSLDRPGKKNDWIAAIKADKLEWTQVSDLKFWNGEAAELYGIRAIPQNFLIDPSGKIIAKNLHGDELIQKLASLLN; encoded by the coding sequence ATGAAAAAAATCATTTTATTGACTTTGGCATTGATCCCGGCCGCTGTGCTGGCCCAAAGCAAATTCTTAATAAAAGCGCAGGTAGGCCAGGACAACGCGCCGGCCAAAGCTTACCTGATATACAAGCAAGGGGAAAATGTTATAAAAGATTCTGTGACGGTCAGGAACGGGCTGTTTGAGTTCCAGGGCGCGCTGAATGATCCGTTGGTTGCTCAGTTGGTACTCGACCACCAAGGGGTTGGTTTGGCCAGATTAGACCGGAGTGCTGATTTTTTGGTGTTTTACCTTGACAAGGGAACTTTGACCCTGACGGCTAAGGATTCGGTAAAAAAAGCGGCCATCAGCGGTTCAAAACTAAACGACGAGAACAAAATGTATAAAGCATTCCTTGCAGGTCCCGAACAGGAAGTTGCGCAGTTAAACAGAATCTACATTGCTGCTCCAGCCGATAAAAAACGGGACCAGAAATTTATCGACAGCCTGCAATCGAAGGCTAATACACTAATCGCGAAAAGACGAGAATTGCAAAAGGATTTCATTCAACAACACCCGGACTCTTATGTCAGTCTGCTTTCTTTAATAGAAATTGGCGGGGATGCGATTAACGTACAGGAAATGGAACCATTATATAATAACTTGTCAGCGGACATTCGCAATTCTGAGGCTGGTAAATCTTTTGCAAAGTCGCTTGAAGCGGCCAGCGCAACTGCTATCGGGGCAGTTGCCCCTTTATTCACGCTGAATGATGTCAATGACAAACCTGTTTCTCTTGCCGGATTTAAAGGGAAATATGTGCTGCTTGATTTTTGGGCATCCTGGTGTATGCCATGCAGAAACGAAAATCCGAATGTTGTCAAAGCCTATAACTTATATAAAAGCAAAAACTTTACGGTACTTGGCGTGTCTCTTGACCGCCCCGGCAAGAAAAACGACTGGATAGCAGCCATCAAAGCAGACAAACTGGAGTGGACGCAAGTTTCCGACCTCAAATTTTGGAATGGCGAAGCTGCTGAATTGTATGGGATCAGGGCAATTCCGCAAAATTTCTTGATTGATCCCAGTGGTAAGATCATTGCGAAAAATCTCCATGGCGATGAACTCATTCAGAAACTGGCCTCGTTACTTAATTAA
- a CDS encoding winged helix-turn-helix transcriptional regulator: MNKIGGKWKILIIYAVSKNVNRFGKLQKVLPLMSKQMLVNQLRELEVDNILDRHIFAEMPPRVEYQLTERGKSLIPVIKIMQEWGVKDLEMDSALAS; encoded by the coding sequence ATGAATAAGATTGGCGGCAAGTGGAAGATACTGATCATCTACGCTGTAAGCAAAAATGTTAATCGTTTCGGTAAACTTCAAAAGGTTTTGCCCTTAATGAGCAAGCAGATGTTAGTTAATCAATTAAGGGAACTGGAAGTCGACAATATTTTGGACCGGCATATCTTTGCAGAAATGCCGCCCAGGGTGGAGTATCAGCTTACGGAACGCGGGAAATCGTTAATACCTGTAATTAAAATAATGCAGGAATGGGGTGTTAAGGATTTAGAAATGGATTCGGCGTTAGCTAGTTGA
- a CDS encoding winged helix-turn-helix transcriptional regulator: protein MEEKFKKYSDCDKCPVRTVLDRIGDKWSLLTISVLGECDKLRFSEIQKILGDISHKMLTVTLRKLEDDGLVERRIFPLVPPKVEYNLSERGRSLLPHVQSLTSWAAENMNDIKNSRNG from the coding sequence ATGGAAGAAAAATTTAAAAAATATTCAGATTGCGATAAATGCCCTGTAAGAACAGTCTTGGATAGGATTGGGGACAAATGGTCCTTGCTTACCATTTCCGTTCTTGGCGAATGTGATAAATTGCGTTTTTCAGAAATTCAAAAGATTCTGGGAGATATATCACATAAAATGTTAACAGTAACGCTAAGGAAACTTGAAGATGACGGTCTGGTGGAAAGGAGGATTTTTCCATTAGTTCCCCCTAAGGTGGAATATAACCTTTCGGAAAGGGGAAGATCTTTGTTGCCTCATGTGCAGTCATTAACTTCCTGGGCGGCCGAGAATATGAATGACATTAAAAATAGTCGTAATGGATAA
- a CDS encoding nuclear transport factor 2 family protein, whose product MDNKQLVLTAITDVFVNRDISAFDKYFSPDYVQHNPIFPNGTDGVKQSIPSLPPDFSYEPGVITENGDIVMIHGRYKNWLGKTMIAVDIFKVKNGRLIEHWDVMQEEVPAEKSVNGNSMFPIS is encoded by the coding sequence ATGGACAACAAACAATTAGTATTAACGGCGATAACAGATGTTTTTGTTAACCGTGACATTTCAGCTTTTGACAAATATTTCAGCCCAGATTATGTTCAGCATAATCCAATATTCCCAAACGGGACAGATGGTGTAAAGCAATCTATTCCTTCTTTGCCCCCGGATTTTAGTTACGAACCAGGGGTGATTACCGAAAACGGTGATATTGTGATGATCCACGGGAGGTATAAGAACTGGCTCGGTAAGACAATGATCGCAGTTGATATTTTCAAAGTTAAAAATGGTCGTCTGATTGAGCACTGGGATGTGATGCAGGAGGAAGTGCCTGCCGAAAAATCCGTAAACGGCAATTCAATGTTCCCAATTAGTTAA
- a CDS encoding FAD-dependent oxidoreductase, whose product MEIFDITFIGSGCKSYDAAFESEGLDYKTALVRPGNGPDFDVSRPGKGPEIYMGNLVFMNHNYLSVETLREALVLKSTHFILLVKKMQLPELTDDAPKTAADIGHSDNFSDRSILIVGGGKTAVELATLHVGFHVEVWIVTPDDRLVQHLTLEKEVVLVEMLKKMNINVVYGTLLKAPDKAEKDQVELWFSDKSGNTCGFRIIPEW is encoded by the coding sequence ATGGAGATTTTTGACATTACGTTTATCGGTTCCGGTTGTAAGTCTTATGACGCCGCTTTTGAGTCGGAAGGCCTGGATTATAAAACCGCGTTGGTACGACCAGGCAACGGACCTGATTTCGATGTTTCTCGTCCAGGTAAAGGGCCGGAAATTTATATGGGGAACCTTGTTTTTATGAACCACAATTACCTGTCTGTAGAAACCCTGAGAGAAGCCCTGGTTTTAAAAAGTACTCATTTTATTTTATTGGTGAAGAAAATGCAGTTACCTGAATTGACCGACGATGCGCCGAAGACAGCGGCAGATATTGGACATAGCGATAATTTCAGTGATAGGTCGATACTGATCGTTGGGGGAGGCAAAACTGCTGTCGAACTTGCGACGTTACATGTTGGCTTCCATGTTGAAGTATGGATAGTAACGCCAGATGATCGCCTGGTTCAGCATTTGACCCTGGAAAAGGAAGTGGTACTGGTCGAAATGTTAAAAAAAATGAATATCAATGTCGTTTACGGGACGCTTCTCAAAGCGCCTGACAAAGCGGAGAAAGATCAGGTGGAACTCTGGTTTTCGGATAAGAGCGGAAATACGTGTGGTTTTCGGATTATTCCTGAATGGTAG
- a CDS encoding TetR/AcrR family transcriptional regulator: MGKAENTKQHIINEAALIFNQKGIAGTTVDDVLKAAKVARGCLYSYFETKDALAIETVGFLLKKIIDKNAEILTRPKTAKDKIYAYLNFNKNAADTFITGGHPVFNFAVESDNNNPVIKKMVKDAMITIQKMLTGILISGVKSGELSPDLKPKDFAIKLYSMVEGCVVVCRILETNTPLDNVIKSIKTELNSYCLEH, from the coding sequence ATGGGCAAGGCAGAAAATACCAAACAACATATTATAAACGAAGCTGCACTGATCTTCAATCAAAAAGGGATAGCGGGGACTACTGTTGACGACGTTTTGAAGGCCGCAAAAGTAGCTAGAGGCTGCCTCTACAGCTATTTCGAAACAAAGGATGCGCTTGCGATAGAAACGGTGGGTTTCCTCCTAAAAAAAATTATTGATAAAAACGCTGAAATACTCACTCGCCCTAAAACCGCAAAGGACAAGATTTATGCATACCTGAACTTCAATAAAAATGCCGCGGATACCTTCATAACAGGGGGGCATCCGGTATTTAATTTTGCAGTCGAGTCGGATAATAATAATCCGGTGATTAAAAAAATGGTTAAGGATGCTATGATTACTATCCAAAAGATGCTTACAGGCATCCTTATATCAGGCGTAAAGTCTGGAGAACTTTCCCCGGATTTGAAACCAAAAGACTTCGCCATCAAGTTATATTCCATGGTAGAGGGTTGTGTTGTGGTTTGCCGGATATTGGAAACTAACACTCCCTTGGACAATGTCATTAAAAGCATTAAGACTGAATTAAACTCCTACTGCCTGGAGCATTAA
- a CDS encoding GH92 family glycosyl hydrolase has protein sequence MRILFTTVCVYCLSMLSCLAQVQEKLTRYVNPFIGTGAVSGSLSGNTYPGATVPFGMVQLSPDTRAEPDWEIGSGYNYNDGFIAGFSHTHLSGTGAPDLYDVLIMPSTGAEKTRTGEPNQPLSGYGSRFSHSDETAKPGFYQVRLKDRDINVELTATAHAGFHKYTFPLGTRDPKVVIDLDHSMKKGVFNCRVIAAQLHIVNDHAIEGFRVISGWAKLRKVYFYAEFNRKIRRSDLFDGGDEYFDQTLLNGTDLRAVLNFDIPNNSPLLTKVGLSTVSIRNAKQNLSLEIPDWNFYGIAAKADAAWERELGKLKIDGEKQKKQIFYTALYHTFIQPNNYADVNGDYTGIDFTVHKASHGFYSTFSLWDTFRAAHPLYTLLQPERTTAFINNMITQYNDYGYLPIWQLWGQENYCMIGNHAIPVLVDAALKGLQGIDLKRVYQAVKGSATTDHRGSPFGLLNKIGYIPENRQSQSVSLTLEMAFDDWCVAQLAKKLNQKDDYLFFMKRSKSYRNLYDSESGFFRAKTDEGVWQKPFDPLKYGGNGDSPYTEGNAWQYFWYVPQDINDLINLTGGEKKFLAKLDTFFTYNQRGETNNNASGFIGQYAHGNEPSHHISYLYNYTSQPWKTQYYVAKICRELYNTSSSGYAGNEDCGQMSAWYVFSSLGFYPVNPASGVYLIGSPGIKKATIRLPLGRRFEIMTNWAEDKIYVQSVKLNNKPYTQSYITDKMIRSGGKLEFVMGSKPNLNWGIEPENKPTN, from the coding sequence ATGAGGATCTTATTTACTACTGTATGTGTCTATTGTTTATCAATGCTATCTTGCCTTGCCCAAGTTCAGGAAAAATTAACCCGCTATGTTAATCCGTTTATCGGAACAGGCGCGGTGAGCGGTAGTTTGTCAGGGAATACTTATCCGGGCGCGACCGTTCCGTTCGGAATGGTTCAATTAAGTCCGGACACCAGAGCCGAGCCTGATTGGGAAATAGGTTCGGGCTACAACTATAATGATGGCTTTATTGCCGGCTTCAGCCACACTCATCTTAGCGGTACGGGTGCGCCGGATCTTTACGATGTGCTGATTATGCCTTCTACAGGCGCAGAAAAGACCCGCACCGGTGAGCCGAATCAGCCGTTGAGTGGTTATGGATCACGATTTTCGCATAGCGACGAAACCGCGAAACCTGGATTCTATCAGGTCAGACTGAAAGACCGGGATATAAACGTCGAATTAACGGCAACGGCGCATGCTGGCTTTCATAAATACACATTCCCTTTAGGAACGAGAGATCCAAAAGTCGTTATAGATTTGGACCACTCCATGAAAAAAGGTGTTTTTAATTGCCGTGTGATCGCCGCTCAGCTGCACATAGTCAATGATCACGCGATAGAAGGGTTTCGTGTAATCAGTGGCTGGGCAAAACTCAGGAAAGTCTATTTCTATGCTGAGTTTAACAGGAAAATAAGGCGGTCGGATTTATTTGATGGGGGCGACGAATATTTTGATCAAACACTGTTAAATGGTACAGATTTAAGAGCAGTACTGAATTTTGACATTCCCAATAACTCACCTCTTTTGACCAAGGTTGGCCTGTCTACTGTTAGTATTAGGAACGCGAAACAAAATTTGTCACTTGAGATCCCTGACTGGAACTTCTACGGAATTGCTGCAAAGGCGGACGCTGCATGGGAGCGGGAACTTGGAAAGCTCAAGATAGATGGGGAGAAACAAAAAAAGCAAATATTTTATACGGCACTCTATCATACATTTATTCAGCCCAACAATTATGCCGATGTGAACGGGGATTATACCGGGATTGATTTTACTGTTCATAAAGCCAGCCATGGGTTTTACAGTACGTTCTCTTTGTGGGATACCTTCCGGGCTGCTCATCCGCTGTACACACTTTTGCAACCGGAACGGACAACCGCCTTTATAAACAACATGATTACTCAATATAACGATTATGGCTATTTGCCGATCTGGCAACTCTGGGGACAGGAAAATTACTGCATGATCGGCAATCATGCTATCCCTGTCCTGGTTGACGCCGCCTTGAAAGGTCTGCAGGGAATAGATCTTAAACGGGTTTATCAGGCAGTTAAGGGTTCTGCAACGACGGATCACAGGGGGTCGCCGTTCGGGCTATTAAATAAAATTGGCTATATCCCGGAAAACAGACAGTCTCAATCCGTATCACTAACACTGGAAATGGCCTTTGACGACTGGTGTGTAGCTCAGCTCGCCAAAAAGCTCAATCAGAAAGATGACTACCTTTTCTTTATGAAACGTTCGAAATCCTACCGTAATTTGTATGATTCGGAGAGTGGGTTTTTCCGGGCAAAAACCGATGAAGGGGTATGGCAAAAGCCTTTTGATCCACTAAAATACGGAGGCAATGGCGACAGCCCCTATACTGAGGGAAATGCCTGGCAATATTTCTGGTACGTGCCACAAGACATAAATGATCTTATCAATTTAACGGGGGGAGAGAAGAAGTTCCTCGCTAAGTTAGACACCTTTTTTACTTACAATCAGAGAGGAGAAACTAACAATAATGCATCTGGCTTTATCGGTCAGTATGCTCACGGCAATGAGCCGAGTCATCATATCAGCTATCTTTATAATTATACCAGCCAGCCCTGGAAAACGCAGTACTACGTGGCTAAAATATGCAGGGAACTTTATAATACCTCTTCATCCGGCTATGCCGGAAACGAAGACTGCGGCCAAATGTCAGCCTGGTATGTCTTTAGCTCTCTGGGATTTTATCCTGTAAATCCAGCCAGCGGGGTTTACCTGATCGGTTCGCCCGGTATAAAGAAAGCGACCATTCGCCTTCCGCTTGGCAGAAGATTCGAGATCATGACAAATTGGGCAGAGGACAAAATATACGTCCAGTCCGTAAAACTCAATAACAAGCCTTATACCCAATCCTATATCACAGATAAGATGATTAGATCTGGCGGAAAACTGGAATTTGTTATGGGAAGTAAACCGAATCTTAACTGGGGCATTGAGCCGGAAAATAAACCGACAAACTGA